In the genome of Flavobacterium panacagri, one region contains:
- the dcm gene encoding DNA (cytosine-5-)-methyltransferase produces MVMSDYISLSEASELLGKSKETLRRWDNEGKLNAVREPMSNYRMYNKSEIIRLFSSFIDDDIQDAVSNYVKPNNDYTVLELFAGAGGLAVGMEKAGLKCVALNEIDKWACETLRTNRPNWNVLEGDIKEFNFSEFHNKVDVVTGGFPCQAFSYAGKKLGLADARGTLFYEFARAVKEVNPPICIGENVRGLLSHDNGKTLQGMISILDEIGYNVVPVQVLKAINFNVPQKRERLILVGIRKDIDLKYEYPEPYKKIYNLRDALKKGDLFDCDAPHSGGAKYPQSKIDVLKLVPQKGYWRDLPLDIQKEFMGGSFYLGGGKTGIARRIGWDEPCLTLTCSPAQKQTERCHPEETRPFTVREYARIQTFPDDWKFSGSLAQQYKQIGNAVPVNLGKEVGYSIIKFLNQYYNLSKPE; encoded by the coding sequence TTGGTTATGAGTGATTATATTTCATTGTCTGAAGCTTCAGAATTATTGGGAAAAAGTAAAGAGACTTTAAGACGTTGGGATAATGAGGGCAAACTGAATGCTGTACGCGAACCTATGAGTAATTATAGAATGTACAATAAATCTGAAATTATTCGCTTGTTTTCAAGTTTTATTGATGACGATATACAAGATGCCGTTTCTAATTACGTAAAACCTAATAATGATTATACTGTTCTCGAGCTTTTTGCTGGAGCTGGTGGACTAGCTGTTGGAATGGAAAAAGCAGGTCTTAAATGTGTGGCTTTAAATGAAATTGACAAATGGGCTTGTGAAACATTAAGAACCAATAGACCAAATTGGAATGTTTTAGAAGGAGATATAAAAGAATTTAATTTTTCAGAATTTCATAATAAAGTTGATGTTGTAACCGGAGGTTTTCCTTGTCAAGCATTCAGTTATGCAGGAAAAAAATTAGGATTAGCTGATGCAAGAGGAACCTTATTTTATGAATTTGCCAGAGCCGTGAAGGAAGTAAATCCTCCAATTTGTATTGGAGAAAATGTTCGTGGACTATTGAGTCATGATAATGGTAAAACCCTGCAAGGCATGATTTCTATTTTAGATGAAATTGGTTATAATGTTGTTCCAGTTCAAGTTTTAAAGGCAATTAATTTCAATGTTCCTCAAAAAAGAGAAAGATTAATTCTGGTTGGCATTAGAAAAGATATTGATTTAAAATATGAATATCCTGAACCTTATAAAAAAATATACAATCTCCGAGACGCTCTCAAAAAAGGTGACTTGTTTGATTGTGATGCTCCCCATTCTGGAGGAGCAAAGTATCCTCAATCCAAAATTGATGTTTTAAAATTAGTGCCACAAAAAGGATATTGGAGAGATCTTCCTTTAGACATACAGAAAGAATTTATGGGAGGCAGTTTTTATCTTGGCGGCGGCAAAACAGGAATCGCAAGAAGAATTGGATGGGATGAACCTTGTCTTACTCTAACTTGCAGCCCTGCACAAAAGCAAACAGAAAGATGCCATCCAGAAGAAACAAGACCTTTTACCGTTAGAGAATATGCTAGAATCCAAACATTTCCAGACGATTGGAAATTCTCAGGATCTCTTGCTCAACAATATAAACAAATTGGAAATGCTGTTCCTGTAAACCTAGGTAAAGAAGTAGGATATTCTATTATCAAATTTTTGAATCAATATTATAATTTATCAAAGCCTGAATAA
- a CDS encoding Eco47II family restriction endonuclease: protein MANKYVDFITDEHFLNCVANLHNSYLKAKNNITKKKFFKNKIDTIKLTLDSKFNSIDEEDLVQSEILRQIDKSINNSIGTFHEQILGGVDGYTVGKLSGFDIKAVDDTLFADIKNKHNTMNSSSAEALFQKLARYADDYKKSKCYWVQILAKGSFCELWHGDINGKEYSHSRVYKISGDQFYALITGVEDAFFQIYKNLPLVIDDYLNSIEQTDHVIENSAIDEIKNNTISSKRSVLEQITFENYKYYSGFDKL, encoded by the coding sequence ATGGCAAATAAATATGTAGACTTTATTACGGATGAGCATTTTTTGAATTGTGTAGCCAATCTGCATAACTCTTATCTTAAAGCTAAAAACAATATTACTAAAAAGAAATTTTTTAAAAATAAGATTGACACTATAAAACTTACCTTAGATTCAAAGTTCAATAGTATTGATGAAGAAGATTTAGTCCAGTCAGAAATATTAAGACAGATTGATAAATCTATTAATAATTCTATTGGTACATTTCATGAACAGATACTTGGAGGTGTAGATGGATATACGGTTGGCAAATTGAGTGGTTTTGATATTAAAGCTGTTGATGATACTTTGTTTGCTGATATCAAGAATAAACATAATACAATGAATAGTAGTTCTGCAGAAGCTCTTTTTCAAAAGCTTGCCCGTTATGCAGATGACTATAAAAAATCAAAATGCTATTGGGTTCAAATTTTAGCAAAAGGTAGTTTTTGCGAATTGTGGCATGGTGATATTAATGGCAAAGAATATAGTCATTCAAGGGTTTATAAAATTTCAGGGGATCAGTTTTATGCTCTCATTACAGGAGTTGAAGATGCTTTTTTTCAGATATATAAGAATCTGCCTTTGGTAATTGATGACTATTTAAACTCAATCGAACAAACCGATCATGTTATAGAAAACTCTGCAATAGATGAAATAAAAAATAATACAATCTCTTCAAAAAGAAGTGTACTGGAGCAGATAACTTTTGAAAATTATAAATATTATTCAGGCTTTGATAAATTATAA
- a CDS encoding HPF/RaiA family ribosome-associated protein: protein MKVQINTDKNIEGSARLESYFAAETEKSLGRFQDKITRVEIHFGDENGEKFSLHDKKCVIEVRPVKLQPITVTDHAETLEKAFSGALAKAKKSLTTTFEKIKEH from the coding sequence ATGAAAGTACAAATCAACACCGACAAAAACATTGAAGGAAGTGCAAGGTTAGAAAGCTATTTTGCTGCGGAAACAGAAAAAAGCTTAGGACGTTTTCAAGATAAAATTACTCGCGTAGAGATTCATTTTGGAGACGAAAATGGAGAAAAATTCAGCTTGCATGACAAAAAATGCGTAATCGAGGTACGTCCTGTAAAATTACAGCCAATCACTGTTACAGATCATGCCGAAACCCTTGAAAAAGCATTTAGCGGTGCTTTGGCAAAGGCAAAAAAATCGTTGACTACAACTTTCGAAAAAATAAAAGAACATTAA